DNA from Roseomonas gilardii subsp. gilardii:
CCTCCGCCAGATAGGCGGCGGCGAAGAGGATGATGGCGATCTGCGCGCGCAGCAGCTTGTCGATGTTCATCCCCTCGGGAAGGAACAGCGGGAACATCACGCTCGCCATGAACAGCAGCGAGATCAGCGGCACGCCGCGGATCAGCTCGACATAGACGATGCAGAGCAGCCGGATCGCCGGCATCGAGGAGCGCCGCCCCAGCGCCACCAGGATCGACAGCGGGAACGCCACCGCGATGCCGAAGGTGGACAGGATCAGCGTGATCGGCAGCCCGCCCCAGCGCTCCTGCGGCACATAGGTGAGACCGAACACGCCCCCCCACATCAGCAGCGCGATGACGGCCAGCGTCACCAGCCACACCACCCCCAGCTCCCACCGCCAGAAGCGCCGCATGGCGGAGACGATATAGAGCCCGATGAACAGCAGGCAGACCAGCGCCGGCCGCCACTGCTCGTCATAGGGGTAGGTGGCGAAGAGGATGAAGCGGTACTTCTCCGTGATCACCGCCCAGCAGGCGCCCGTGCCCTGCACCGCGCGGCAGGCCTGGGTCTGGTTGTCCGGCACATACCAGACGGCGTTCAGGAAGGCCCAGTCCACGAAGCCGATCGCCCAGCGCACGATCAGATAGATCAGCGCCAGCGTGACCGCGGTGGACCACCAGGAGGAGAACAGGTTCGCCCGCAGCCAAGCCACCGGCCCCACCACCGTGGTGGGGGGCTGGCGCGGCGCCGCCTCGGGCGAATTGGCGGCGGCGGTGTTGAGGGTGATGTCGCTCATGCTGCCTCTCCCTCTCTCAGCGTTCCACCAGCGCGATGCGCGTGTTGTACCAGTTCATGAACAGGCTGATGCTCAGGCTGATGGTCAGGTAGACCAGCATGATGATGGCGATGCCCTCGATCGCCTGCCCCGTCTGGTTCAGCGTCGTGTTGGCGATGGACACGATGTCCTGATAGCCGATGGCCACCGCCAGCGAGGAGTTCTTCGTCAGGTTCAGGTACTGGCTGGTCATCGGCGGGATGATCACCCGCAGCGCCTGCGGCAGGATGATCCGCCGCAGCATCATCCCCGGCCGCAGCCCCAGCGCCTGCGCCGCCTCCCACTGCCCCTGCGGCACGGAGGTGATGCCGGCGCGCACGATCTCGGCGATGAAGGCCGCCGTGTACATCACCAGGCCCAGCAGCAGCGCGAAATATTCCGGGCTCACCGTGATGCCGCCCTGGAAGTTGAAGCCGCGCAGCGCCGGGATGTCCGGCGTCCAGGGCGCGCCCAGCACCCCCCAGATCACGATCGGCAGGCCGAGGATCAGCCCCAGCCCCACCGGCCAGACCCGGCGCGGCTGCCCGTCCTGCATCTGCTTCGCCCGAGCGGAGCGGGCATAGGCCCAGGTGCCGGCCACCCCCGCCACGAGGCCCAGCAGCGCCCAGTTGTGCGCCTCCGTCCACTCGACCCAGGGCAGCTTCAGCCCGCGATTGCTCAGGAACACGCCCGTCACCGGGTTCAGCGACTGCCGCGGGGCGGGGAGCCCCTGCATGATCGTGTACCAGAACAGCAGTTGCAGCAGCAGCGGCACGTCGCGCACCGCCTCGACATAGACCGCCGCGATCTTGCTCAGCAGCCAGTTCTTCGACAGCCGCGCGATGCCCACCATCGTGCCGAAGACCGTGGCCAGGATCACGCCCACCACCGCCACCTTCAGCGTGTTCAGCACGCCCACCGTCAGGGCGCGGAAATAGGTGCTGGTGGGCGAGTACTCGATCAGGTGCTCGCCGATCGGCAGCCCGGCCTCGCGCCAGAGGAAGCCGAAGCCCGTGGCGATGCGCCGCACCTCCAGGTTGCGCGCGGTGTTGCTGGCCAGCCACCAGACGATGGCCACCACCAGCCCCAGGATCAGCACCTGCCAGACGATCGAGCGCACCCGCTCGTCCCGCCAGCTCAGGCGGAAGGCTTTCTTCGGGGGCGCCTTCATGGTGCGCGGGTCCGTCGAGCTCTGCGACATCGGGAAAGCCCCTTGCGTCTGTCCGGCCTTCTGCGGGCCGCGTCCGGAGGAAAATGCCGCGGGCCGGACCCGGCCCGCGGCGTTCAGCTCAGCTCAGCGCATCGGCGGCGCGTATTGCAGCCCTTCCTTGGTCCACAGCGCGTTCTTGCCGCGGGGCAGGCCGATCGCCTTCAGGTTGCGGTCGAACACCTCGCCATAATTGCCCACGGCCTTGATGATCTGCACCGCCCAGTCGTTCGACACGCCCAGCATCTTGCCCAGGTCGCCGTTCTTGCCGACGAAGCGCTGGATGTCCGGGTTCGGGCTGTTCGCCATCGAATCCACGTTCTTGGAATCGATCCCCAGCTCTTCCGCGGTCACCAGCGCGAAATGCGTCCAGCGCACGAGGTCGGCGAAGCCCGGGTCGCCCTGCCGCACCGCCGGCGCCAGCGGCTCCTTGCTGATCAGCTCCGGCAGGATCACGTAGTCGTCCGGCTTCGGCTGGGTGGAACGCGTCGCCGCCAGCCCCGAGGCATCGGTCGTATAGGCATCGCAGCGCCCGGCCACGAAGGCGCTCACCAGCTCCTCCAGCCGCTCGATCACCACCGGGGTGAACTTGATGTTGCTGGCCCGCGCCCAGTCGGTCAGGTTCTGCTCGGTGGTGGTGCCCGGCTGCACGCAGATCGTGGCGCCGTCCAGCTCCTTGGCGCTCTTCACCCCCAGCGACGTCTTCACCATGAAGCCCTGGCCGTCATAGAAGGTCGTCGCCGCGAAATCGAAGCCCAGGCTGGTGTCGCGCGACAGTGTCCAGGTCGTGTTGCGCGCCAGCATGTCCACCTCGCCCGACTGCAGCGCGGTGAAGCGGTTCTGCGCCGTGGTCGGCACGTAGCGCACCTTGCTGGCATCGCCGAAGATCGCCGCCGCCACCGCCTTGCAGTAGTCCACGTCGAAGCCGCGCCACACGCCCTGGCTGTCCGGCTGGGCGAAGCCCGCCAGCCCGGTGTTCACCCCGCAGACGAGGCTGCCGCGGGACTTGATCGCTCCCAGCGTCGCCCCGGCCGGAGCCGCGGGTGCCTGCTGTGCCGCAGCCGGCGTCGCGAAAGCCCCGAGCGCCAGGGCGCCAAGGGACCCGAGCATGACGGCAAGCCGAAAAGGCCGCATTCCCTGAACTCTCCAAAATGGATTCCACAGATCCCGCCCGTTGCCCGGCACGGTGGGCCATCATTCCGGGGTCCTACATTCCGGTCTGGCAGCCCTGCGTAAATCGATACCCTTGACCTTCGAACGGCGCAAATCCTCGCTTCGCATCGGCTTCTGCCCGAATCTGCGCCATAAGAGCCCGCCGTAGCCAGCAAGGGCCGTGCCATGAACTGGAACAGGCCCGCCCGAACCCCAGCCCGCGGAAGGCCCACCACCATGCGCATCATCCCGAAAACGGACCTGGACCGGCTGCTCCCCTGGCCGGAACTGCTCGCCGCGCTGGAGGAGGTCTTCCGCCTCGGCTGCGAGGCCCCGCTGCGCCATCACCACCCCGTGCCGAACGGCCCGGATGCCACCGGCTCGCTCCTGCTGATGCCCGCCTGGTGGGCAGACCGCTTCACGGGGGTCAAGATCGTGCATGTCATGCCAGCGAACGCCTCCGCCGGCCTGCCCGCCGTCCAGTCCTCCTACCTGCTCTCCGACGGCCGCACCGGGGAGGCCCTGGCCCTGCTGGATGGTGGCGCCCTGACCGACCGCCGCACGGCGGCCAGCAGCGTCCTCGCCGCCCGGTTCCTGGCCCGCCCCGGCAGCCGCCGCCTGCTCATCATGGGCAGCGGCCGCGTCGCCGAGGCGCTGGCCGCCTGCTACGCCAGCACCTTCCCCCTGGAACAGGTCGCCATCTGGTCGCGCCGCCCGGAAAACGCCCAGACCCTGGCCCGCCACCTGCGCGCCGAGGGCCTGCCCGCCGAGTCCGTGCCGCAACCGGACCTCGCCTCGGCCGACATCATCGCCTGCGCCACCCTCTCGGCCACGCCGCTGGTCACAGGCGACTCCGTCCGCCCGGGCACCCATGTGGATCTCGTCGGGGCGTTCCGCCCCACCATGCGCGAAAGCGACGGCCCCCTCCTGGCCCGCGCCCGCCTCGTGGTGGACACCCGCCCCGGCGCCCTGGCCGAGGCCGGCGACGTGGTCCAGGCCATCGCCGAGGGTGCCATCACCGAAGCGGACATCGCCGCCGACCTGGCCCAGCTCTGCCGGGGCGAGGCCCAGGGGCGCCGCTCCCCCGAGGAGATCACCGTCTTCAAATCCGTCGGCTGGGCCGGCGAGGACCTCGCCGCCGCCGCCCTGGCCTACCAGCGCGCCACCTGAACCGCGCGGCACCTTGCCTCCGCCCCCAGGGGGCAAGGCTCCGCCGTCGACGCACTGCGTCGACGGCGGAGCCTTGTCCCCCGGAGGACAGGGCAAGGCCCGCAGTCAGGCCGCCTGGTCAGAGCAGAAAGGCCAGGGCCTCCTCGCAGCCCTGTTCCACCTTCAGCGCCAGCATCCCATCCGCCCGGGTCCGGCCCAGATTCACCGCCGCCACCGGCTTGCCGGCCTTCACCGCCGCCTGCACGAAGCGGAAGCCCGAATAGACCATCAGCGAGGAGCCTACGACCAGCACGGCATCGGCACGCTCCAGCGCCTGGAAGGCATCCTCCACCCGCGCCCGCGGCACGTTCTCGCCGAAGAACACCACATCCGGCTTCAGCAGCCCACCGCAGACGGGGCAGTCCGGCACAACGAATCCTGCGAAATCCCGCCCCTCCAGATCGGCATCCCCATCGGGCGCGATCCCGGCGGCCAGTCCGGCCCAGTCCGGGTTCAGGCGCACCAGCTCCGCCTGCATCTCCTCGCGGGGCATCGTGTGGCCGCAGGCCAGGCAACGGACAACGTCCAGCCGCCCATGCAGGTCGATGACGCGCCGGCTGCCGGCCGCCTGATGCAGGCGATCCACATTCTGGGTGAGAAGAATCTCCACCCCGCCCCGCTGCTCCAGCCGGGTCAGCGCGAGATGCGCGCGGTTCGGCCGCACCGTGCGGAAGAACCGCCAGCCGACCATGCCCCGGGCCCAGTACCGGCGGCGGGTGGTGCCCTGGCCCAGAAAGGCCTGGAGGGTAACAGGCGGGCTGCGCTTCCACTGGCCTTCGGCGTCCCGGTAGTCCGGGATGCCGGAATTCGTGCTGACGCCGGCGCCGGTGAGGAGGAAGAGCCGCGGGTGACGGTCGAGGAAGGCCTGGAGCGGCGCCGGATCGGTCATGAAGGGAAGATGTGGGCGCCCCCCGGGATGCGCCAGGGCACCCGGATTCGAGGCATCCGACAGGCACGGTGTTTCACAGTGTTGCGATTGATATCCATTATCAATTAAACCCCCGCCTCCGCTTCGGGATGACGAATCGTGCCTGCTCCTTCAGCCTCGAAACACCTCCCTCTTTGCCTGGGCCTGCTCGGCCTGGCCGCCGCCGCCCCCGCCGCATGGGCGCAATCGGGCGAGGGGACCACCAGCCAGCCGCTGGTCCTGCCCACGGTCTCCGTGGAGGGGCGGGGCAGGCCGGCGGAAACCGCGCGCGGCCCGGTCGAGGGCCTGGTCGCCACGCGCAGCGCCACCGGCAGCAAGACCGACACGCCGCTGGTGGAGACGCCGCAATCCGTCTCCGTCATCACCAGCGACCAGATCGAGATGCTGAACATCGGCTCGGTCAACGAGGCCCTGCGCTACAGCCCCGGCGCCTTCAGCAGCGGCACGGACTATCGCGGCGAGTATTTCAGCGTCCGCGGCTTCAGCGCCGATGTCTTCCTGGACGGGACGCGCGTGCCGGCGCCGGTGACGGCGCAGTCCTTCCGCATTGAGCCCTGGGGCATGGAACGGATGGAACTCCTCCGCGGCACCACCTCGGCCCTCTATGGCCAGGGCAATCTGGGCGGGCTGGTCAATGCCGTCAGCAAGACGCCCTATCCGGGCCAGGTGCGACAGATCGCCTTCCAGGCCGGCAGCTTCGGCCGCCTCCAGGGCATGTGGGATGTCGGCGGCAGCCTGACCGGCGACGACACGCTGCTCGGCCGCTTCGTCGGCCTCATCCGCGATGCCGACACGGAATTCGACGGCGGCACCGACAACCGCATCTACCTCGCCCCGTCGCTGCGCTGGCGCCCGCGGGCGGACACCACCCTGACCCTGCTCGGCAGCTATCTGCGCGACGACAACGGCGTGACCGGCCAGTGGCTGCCGCCACAGGGAACGGCGCTCTACAATCCCAACGGCACGATCCCGCGCGGCCGCACCACGGGCGAGCCGGGCTGGGACACCTACCGCAAGAGCCAGTACAGCCTGGGCTACATGTTGGACCATCAGGCGACCGACTGGCTGACGCTGCGGCAGAACCTCCGCTACACCTACCAGTCCCTCGACTACAACACGATCTACGCCTCCGGCCTCGTCGCCGGGCAATGGCGGCGGGCCAACCGCGTCGCCTCGATCAACCAGCCACTCGCCGCCTCGCTGACCCTGGACAACCAGGCCGAGGCGCGCTTCGACACCGGCCCGCTGCGCCACACCGCCCTGGTCGGGCTCGACTACCGCTACCAGCGCGTCAGCAACCGCACCTGGGCGGGCGCCACCACGACGCTGGATGTCTATGACCCGTCCTACGGCACCGTGCCCACCCTGCCGCGCGGCGCCTCCAGCATCACCCTGAACAACCAGACGCAGAACCAGCTCGGCCTCTATGCCCAGGACCAGGCGCGGCTGGGCAACTGGATCCTGACCCTGACCGGCCGGCAGGACTGGGCCAGTTCCGACACGCACAACAACCTCACCGGCAGAAACACCAGCCAGGATGACAGCGCGCTCACCGGCCGCGCCGCGCTGCTCTACGCCTTCGATTTCGGCCTGTCCCCCTACATCTCCTACGCAACCTCCTTCCTGCCGGTGCTCAGCACCTATGCCCCGCAGCGTGGCGGCGGGGCCTTCAAGCCCGTCACCGGCACGCAGTACGAGGGCGGCGTGAAGTACCAGCCGCCCGGCAGCCGCAGCCTCTTCTCGGCGGCCTATTTCGAGCTGACGCAGAAGAACGTCACGACCACCGACCCGGTCTACGCGAACTATTCCATCCAGACCGGCGAGGCGCAGTCGCGCGGCGTGGAGCTGGAGGCCCGTGTCGCCCTCACCGACGGGCTCAGCCTGATCGGCGCCTATACGGCGCAGGAGACGGAGGTGACGCGCAGCAACACCAACAATGTCGGCCGCCGCCTGACCACCGTGCCCAACCACATGGCCTCGCTCTGGGGCGACTACAGCTATCCGGTGTCGGAGGATCTGACGCTCGGCCTCGGCGCGGGCATCCGCTACGTCGGCAACACCATGGCCAACAACACGCCCACGGCGACCACGCCGATCTTCCACGCGCCGGGCTTCACCCTCTACGACGCCATGCTGCGCGCGGACTACAAGCAGTGGCGCATGACCGTGACGGGCACCAACCTGGCCGACAAGGACTACTTCGCCGCCTGCTACGCCACCTCCTGCTCCTACGGCGTCGGCCGCGCCGTCTACGCCACGCTCGCCTATCGCTGGTAAGGGCTGCCGGCGTTGCTCTGTCCCGGGGGAAGGCTCCGCCTTCACCCCCGGACCCCCATCCGCCAGGACGCTGCGCGCCCTGGACCCGGTTCGTTGGCACTCGCTGACACCGGATCGCGCCGGAGAGCATGGCTCTCCGGCGGCTGCGGGTGCCAACAGCGCGGACAGGGTGTTTTTCTTCTTCTCAGGAGCCCCGCCGACCCACCTGCTCCCAGGGATCGGGTGTCAGGCTGGCCTTATCCAGCGGTGCCAACTCAGGCCCGGGGTCTGGGGACCGGCTTCGGTCCCCAGCGGAGAGGGGGACGGGGGGAGAGGCAGCGCCTCTCCCCCGGATGCGGCGCCGAAGCCCCGATCAGAGCGTGATCCGCGCCACGCTGTCCTTCTCCTTGATCTGCTTGAACGGCAGCTTGATCGAGACGAAGGCCGCGCCGGACTTCTCGTCCAGCGCCAGGCTGTTGGGATGCGGCGGCAGCGGCACGGTCTCGGTGACGCTGTGGCGGCCCGTATCGAGCACGCTGACCGAGCCGGAGCCGCGGTTGGTGACGAAAAGCCGCTGGCGCGCGGCATCGAGGCGCAGCGCCACCGGCCCTTCGCCCACCGCCGCCTCCCAGAGCAGCTTGCCGCTCTCCGGCTCCACCGCCACGACGCGGTTGCCGGGATTCTTCGACTTGAAGCCCGGGATCATCTTCTCCTTGTAGCGGGTCAGGCTCTCCATGCCCTGGTCCACCGCCAGCACGGCGCCGCTGGCGGGATCATAGGCGAGGTTCAGCGGCTGCTCCGCGCCGCCGGCCTCCACCGAATGGCGCACCTCCTGCGTCTTCCGGTCGATGGTGAAAAGCTGCCCCGCCAGGGTGGAGATGAAGAGGCGGTCCTTCGCCGGGTCCAGGGAGATGCCGGTCGCGCCGGGGCCGATGCCGGTGATGGGCTTCTCCGCCGTCAGCCCCTTCGTGCCGACGACATAGACCTGGCTGTCCTTCAGGCCGAGACCGGGCAGATACAGGCGCTCCCCGGAAGGATCGAGGAGCAGTTCCCGCAGCTTATAGGGATAATCCTCCTTGCCATCCTCGCCTTTCACCTTGCTGGCCAGGCGCAGGGTTCCGGCGATGCGGTTCGCGCCGAGATCCACGGCGCTGACGGCGGCATCCAGGGTATGGCCGACATAGAGCCGGCCACCCGCGTCATCGAGCGCCAGCCCGAAGCCGCGCAGCGGCAACACCAGCTCCGACCGGATCGCGAGGCTGTCCGGGTCGAGGCAGAAGAGATGGCTGGCCGGCGAACCCTCCTCGAAACCACCCGCCGAAAGCACGTACAGCGCATTCCGCGCCGGGCTGAAGGCCAGTTCGTAAAGGGCGGGCGCCACCTCGGCCTTCACGACCTTCGCCGCCGCCCGGGCGGATCGCATGGTGGCGAGGGCGAGGCCACCCGCGAGAAGCCCCAGCGCCGCGCGCCGGCGCAGCAGGACCGGGCCGGGGGCGGGCGCGGCCGTGGTCACGGTCGTGCCCGGATACGGGCTGGCGGGCCGGTGCATGTGTCTCTCCTGATGCTGGGCCGGGAGCCCGGCCCCGGCGCGGGAATCGTGGCGCCCGACGGAAGGGGCGCGGGCAGGCGTCTGGAATCAGAATATGATTATCATTCGCATATACGGCCGCGGCAAGCCCATGGGCAGAGCCGCCCATATGCCACGCGCAGGGCCGGCGCCGCTTCCACGGAGGCCGCCGCCATTCCCGCCATTCTGCCAGGACCCGAGCGGCCTCCCCGCGTCGGGACAGTCCGCCGTCAACGGGCGCCGCCAGCCGCCGGACAGAGCGGTCCCGGACGGCCGCGCGCCTCAGGCCGCCGGGGTTTCCCCGGCCGCCGGCCGCCGCTGCCGCTCGGACTCGGTCTTCAACTGCCCGCAGGCGGCCAGGATGTCGCGCCCGCGCGGCCGGCGGATCGGCGCCGAATACCCCGCATCGCTGACGATCTCCGCGAAGCGCCGCACCACCTCGGGCTTCGAGGTCCTGTAGGCGCTGCCCGGCCAGGGATTGAACGGGATCAGGTTCACCTTGGCCGGAATGCCCTTGAGCAGCCGCACCAGCTCCCGCGCCTCGGCCTCGCTGTCGTTCACCCCGTCCAGCATCACGTATTCGAAGGTGATGCGCCGGGCGTTGGAGGCGGAGGGATAGCGCCGGCAGGCGGCCATCAGCTCGGCGATCGGATACTTGCGGTTCAGCGGCACGATCTCGTCGCGCAGCTCGTCCGTCACCGCATGCAGGCTGACGGCGAGGCCGACATTCAGCTCCCGCCCACAGCGGTCCATCATCGGCACGACGCCGGAGGTGGACAGGGTGATCCGCCGCCGCGACAGGCCGATCCCCTCATTGTCCATCACGATGGTCAGCGCCTTGGCGACGTTCTCGTAGTTGTAGAGCGGCTCGCCCATCCCCATCACGACGATGTTGCTCAGGTGGCGCGGCGTGCCGTCCTTGGGGGAGGGCCATTCGCCATAGCTGTCGCGCGCCGCCATGAACTGGCCGACGATCTCGGCGGCGCCCAGGTTGCGCACCAGCTTCTGCGTCCCCGTGTGACAGAAGCGGCAGGACAGCGTGCAGCCGACCTGGGTGGAGATGCAGACGGCGCCGCGATCCTCCTGCCCGTCGGGGATATAGACCGTCTCCACCTGCTGCGCGTCGCGGAAGCGGAACAGCCACTTGCGCGTCCCATCCTTCGAGAGCTGCTCGGTGGCCACGTCCGGCCGCCCCACCACGAACCGCTCCGCCAGCCGCTGCTGCATCGGCTTCGCGATGGTCGGCATCTGCGCGAAGTCGCGCACGCCCTGGTGATAGATCCAGTGCCAGATCTGGCGGGCGCGGAAGGGCTTCTCGCCCATCGCCACCATCTCCGCCTCCAGCTCCGCCCGCGACAGGCCGACGAGGTCGCGCCGCCCATCCGGCAGCGTGGCCGGGGGCGGGGCGAAGATCGCCGACTTGGCGAGGATGCGCGCGGCCTCGGCCTCGGTCAGTTCGGCCGGGCTGGAAGCCGCGTCAGGACGGGTCTGGAGGGCGGCGTCGCTCATCGGCGGGGGGGACATTCCTTGGAGATCGCCTCATAGGCCGCGGAGAAGCCGCTGAGGGAGAAGGTATCGGTGGTGGCGCCCTTGCCCTGCGGCCCCGGCCCCTTGATCACGAGGTCGCGCCCCGCCTTGAAGGCGGCCACGGCGGCGGAGCCTTCCTGGGCGAAGGCGTTGTTCTGCACGCCATAGAAACGCAGCTCGTTCGAGCCGACCGCGCCGGTGATCTCGGCATCGCGGTTGTTCTCGCGCCGGAAGGCATAGCCCAGCGAGGCCGCCACCTGGTCGCGCCCCTGCGGCCGCTGCGTCACCGTCAGCATGACGTTCTGCCGGCTGCCGCCGCCCTCGCTCTTCGCCGCGCGGGTGAAGGCATAGCAGACCTTGCCCCCGCTCTCCTGATGGGTCGCGGCCGTCCAGCTGCCGAAGCTGCCGAGGCGCTGCGGGCCGCTGGCGGCACGATTCTGCGCTGAGGCCTCCGGCATCTGGGCGAAGGAGACGAGCGCGAGGGCGAGAACAGGGAGCAATCGCTTCATGGCGGCGCAGATAAGGCCCCGAAGCCACCCGGTTCAACCGCGGAGATGACCGGATCAGCCATGTTCCGCCGCCGGGCCGGTCCGGAGGGCGGCCCGGAACGGCACCGCTCCCCGCCTCCTGGCATCTCTCCTGGCATCCCTTTTGGCATCCCTTTTGGCATCCCCCGCCGGGGCATCCCCGCTTGGCGCCCCGGCCGCATCGCCTTATCAGCCCGGGCCATGCAGGATGCGCGCATGACCGGCCAGTCCCCACCCCTTCCGGACGAGCGCGACCGCCAGCTCGCCGCCCAGTACGACAGCTACCCCTATCCCGCCCGCAACCCGGCGGACGAGGCGAAGCGCCTGATCATCGGCAGCCCCTCCCACCTGCGGGAGGTGGACCACTGGATCTTCGGCGCCCGCCGCCCGGAGTCGCAGCCGCTGCGGGCGCTCATGGCCGGCGGCGGCTCGGGCGACGGCACCATCATGCTGGCCCAGCACCTCGCCCGCGCCGGCCGCCCCGGGGAGGTCGTCTGGCTCGACCGCTCCGCCGCCGCGCGCAAGGTGGCGCAGGCCCGGGCGGAAAAGCGCGGCCTCGGCAACATCCGCTTCACCGAGGGCTCGATCCTCGATCTGCCCTCCCAGGGGCCCGACCCGCAGCTCGGCCTCTTCGACTACATCGACTGCTGTGGCGTGCTGCACCATCTGCCCGACCCGCTGCAGGGCCTGCGCAACCTCGCCGCCTCGCTCGCCCCCGGTGGTGGCATCGGCCTCATGGTCTATGCCCCGCATGGCCGCACCGGCGTCTACATGCTGCAGGACGCGCTGCGCCTCCTCACCCCACCCGAGGAAGCCCCCGCCGCCCGGCTGGAGGTCGGCAAGCGCCTCTGGAAACAGGCGCCCGAGACCGCCTGGCTCCGCCGCAACCCCTGGATCACCGACCACACGGAGGGCGGCGACGCCGGCCTCTACGACCTGCTGCTGAACCCGCGCGACGTGGCCTACACCGTGCCGCAGCTCGCCGCCCTGATCGGGGCCGCCGGCCTGCGCCTGCGATGCCTCGTGGAGCCCCTGCGCTACG
Protein-coding regions in this window:
- a CDS encoding amino acid ABC transporter substrate-binding protein, with protein sequence MLGSLGALALGAFATPAAAQQAPAAPAGATLGAIKSRGSLVCGVNTGLAGFAQPDSQGVWRGFDVDYCKAVAAAIFGDASKVRYVPTTAQNRFTALQSGEVDMLARNTTWTLSRDTSLGFDFAATTFYDGQGFMVKTSLGVKSAKELDGATICVQPGTTTEQNLTDWARASNIKFTPVVIERLEELVSAFVAGRCDAYTTDASGLAATRSTQPKPDDYVILPELISKEPLAPAVRQGDPGFADLVRWTHFALVTAEELGIDSKNVDSMANSPNPDIQRFVGKNGDLGKMLGVSNDWAVQIIKAVGNYGEVFDRNLKAIGLPRGKNALWTKEGLQYAPPMR
- a CDS encoding YncE family protein, translating into MHRPASPYPGTTVTTAAPAPGPVLLRRRAALGLLAGGLALATMRSARAAAKVVKAEVAPALYELAFSPARNALYVLSAGGFEEGSPASHLFCLDPDSLAIRSELVLPLRGFGLALDDAGGRLYVGHTLDAAVSAVDLGANRIAGTLRLASKVKGEDGKEDYPYKLRELLLDPSGERLYLPGLGLKDSQVYVVGTKGLTAEKPITGIGPGATGISLDPAKDRLFISTLAGQLFTIDRKTQEVRHSVEAGGAEQPLNLAYDPASGAVLAVDQGMESLTRYKEKMIPGFKSKNPGNRVVAVEPESGKLLWEAAVGEGPVALRLDAARQRLFVTNRGSGSVSVLDTGRHSVTETVPLPPHPNSLALDEKSGAAFVSIKLPFKQIKEKDSVARITL
- a CDS encoding TonB-dependent siderophore receptor encodes the protein MPAPSASKHLPLCLGLLGLAAAAPAAWAQSGEGTTSQPLVLPTVSVEGRGRPAETARGPVEGLVATRSATGSKTDTPLVETPQSVSVITSDQIEMLNIGSVNEALRYSPGAFSSGTDYRGEYFSVRGFSADVFLDGTRVPAPVTAQSFRIEPWGMERMELLRGTTSALYGQGNLGGLVNAVSKTPYPGQVRQIAFQAGSFGRLQGMWDVGGSLTGDDTLLGRFVGLIRDADTEFDGGTDNRIYLAPSLRWRPRADTTLTLLGSYLRDDNGVTGQWLPPQGTALYNPNGTIPRGRTTGEPGWDTYRKSQYSLGYMLDHQATDWLTLRQNLRYTYQSLDYNTIYASGLVAGQWRRANRVASINQPLAASLTLDNQAEARFDTGPLRHTALVGLDYRYQRVSNRTWAGATTTLDVYDPSYGTVPTLPRGASSITLNNQTQNQLGLYAQDQARLGNWILTLTGRQDWASSDTHNNLTGRNTSQDDSALTGRAALLYAFDFGLSPYISYATSFLPVLSTYAPQRGGGAFKPVTGTQYEGGVKYQPPGSRSLFSAAYFELTQKNVTTTDPVYANYSIQTGEAQSRGVELEARVALTDGLSLIGAYTAQETEVTRSNTNNVGRRLTTVPNHMASLWGDYSYPVSEDLTLGLGAGIRYVGNTMANNTPTATTPIFHAPGFTLYDAMLRADYKQWRMTVTGTNLADKDYFAACYATSCSYGVGRAVYATLAYRW
- a CDS encoding amino acid ABC transporter permease, yielding MSQSSTDPRTMKAPPKKAFRLSWRDERVRSIVWQVLILGLVVAIVWWLASNTARNLEVRRIATGFGFLWREAGLPIGEHLIEYSPTSTYFRALTVGVLNTLKVAVVGVILATVFGTMVGIARLSKNWLLSKIAAVYVEAVRDVPLLLQLLFWYTIMQGLPAPRQSLNPVTGVFLSNRGLKLPWVEWTEAHNWALLGLVAGVAGTWAYARSARAKQMQDGQPRRVWPVGLGLILGLPIVIWGVLGAPWTPDIPALRGFNFQGGITVSPEYFALLLGLVMYTAAFIAEIVRAGITSVPQGQWEAAQALGLRPGMMLRRIILPQALRVIIPPMTSQYLNLTKNSSLAVAIGYQDIVSIANTTLNQTGQAIEGIAIIMLVYLTISLSISLFMNWYNTRIALVER
- a CDS encoding NAD-dependent protein deacetylase, producing the protein MTDPAPLQAFLDRHPRLFLLTGAGVSTNSGIPDYRDAEGQWKRSPPVTLQAFLGQGTTRRRYWARGMVGWRFFRTVRPNRAHLALTRLEQRGGVEILLTQNVDRLHQAAGSRRVIDLHGRLDVVRCLACGHTMPREEMQAELVRLNPDWAGLAAGIAPDGDADLEGRDFAGFVVPDCPVCGGLLKPDVVFFGENVPRARVEDAFQALERADAVLVVGSSLMVYSGFRFVQAAVKAGKPVAAVNLGRTRADGMLALKVEQGCEEALAFLL
- the rlmN gene encoding 23S rRNA (adenine(2503)-C(2))-methyltransferase RlmN — its product is MSDAALQTRPDAASSPAELTEAEAARILAKSAIFAPPPATLPDGRRDLVGLSRAELEAEMVAMGEKPFRARQIWHWIYHQGVRDFAQMPTIAKPMQQRLAERFVVGRPDVATEQLSKDGTRKWLFRFRDAQQVETVYIPDGQEDRGAVCISTQVGCTLSCRFCHTGTQKLVRNLGAAEIVGQFMAARDSYGEWPSPKDGTPRHLSNIVVMGMGEPLYNYENVAKALTIVMDNEGIGLSRRRITLSTSGVVPMMDRCGRELNVGLAVSLHAVTDELRDEIVPLNRKYPIAELMAACRRYPSASNARRITFEYVMLDGVNDSEAEARELVRLLKGIPAKVNLIPFNPWPGSAYRTSKPEVVRRFAEIVSDAGYSAPIRRPRGRDILAACGQLKTESERQRRPAAGETPAA
- a CDS encoding ornithine cyclodeaminase family protein, translated to MRIIPKTDLDRLLPWPELLAALEEVFRLGCEAPLRHHHPVPNGPDATGSLLLMPAWWADRFTGVKIVHVMPANASAGLPAVQSSYLLSDGRTGEALALLDGGALTDRRTAASSVLAARFLARPGSRRLLIMGSGRVAEALAACYASTFPLEQVAIWSRRPENAQTLARHLRAEGLPAESVPQPDLASADIIACATLSATPLVTGDSVRPGTHVDLVGAFRPTMRESDGPLLARARLVVDTRPGALAEAGDVVQAIAEGAITEADIAADLAQLCRGEAQGRRSPEEITVFKSVGWAGEDLAAAALAYQRAT
- a CDS encoding amino acid ABC transporter permease, with protein sequence MSDITLNTAAANSPEAAPRQPPTTVVGPVAWLRANLFSSWWSTAVTLALIYLIVRWAIGFVDWAFLNAVWYVPDNQTQACRAVQGTGACWAVITEKYRFILFATYPYDEQWRPALVCLLFIGLYIVSAMRRFWRWELGVVWLVTLAVIALLMWGGVFGLTYVPQERWGGLPITLILSTFGIAVAFPLSILVALGRRSSMPAIRLLCIVYVELIRGVPLISLLFMASVMFPLFLPEGMNIDKLLRAQIAIILFAAAYLAEVVRGGLQALSKGQYEAADALGLSYWKKTGLIVLPQALRLVIPPLVNTFIGFFKDTSLVLIIGIFDLLTAAKTAIVEPAWQGFGIEVYVVVALIYFCFCFAMSRYSQNLEAELNRHRRR